From the genome of Halorussus caseinilyticus, one region includes:
- a CDS encoding nitrous oxide reductase accessory protein NosL yields MCSPDREQRSPSHDSHHRCTRDHRGDATGRRRDPTDGRRRSVLRAGALGIGASLAGCLGGLTGDGGEVPAAISVAGGLDCDACGMVVEKHPGPNGQLFYEGDSPEGHDNPARFDSLKQCFFPYKLEHEQMGWNLDAAYVTDYSSVDYDVSTQGGTTTISSHTAPESFARAKDVQYVVDSEVEGAMGPDFVPFSTQGDAQSFADEYGGEVVSYGDIGEGLLGR; encoded by the coding sequence ATGTGTTCGCCGGACCGAGAGCAACGTTCCCCGTCCCACGACTCACACCACCGTTGCACGCGCGACCACCGCGGCGACGCGACCGGGAGACGCCGTGACCCGACCGACGGGCGCAGGCGCTCGGTTCTCCGGGCGGGTGCGCTCGGGATTGGGGCGTCTCTCGCGGGGTGTCTCGGTGGCTTGACCGGCGACGGCGGCGAGGTCCCGGCCGCGATTTCGGTCGCGGGGGGTCTCGACTGCGACGCGTGCGGGATGGTCGTCGAGAAGCATCCGGGTCCCAACGGCCAACTCTTCTACGAGGGCGACAGTCCCGAGGGCCACGACAACCCCGCGCGATTCGACTCGCTGAAGCAGTGTTTCTTCCCGTACAAACTCGAACACGAGCAGATGGGGTGGAACCTCGACGCGGCCTACGTCACCGACTACTCGTCGGTGGACTACGACGTTTCGACGCAGGGCGGGACGACGACTATCTCCTCGCACACCGCTCCGGAGTCGTTCGCGCGGGCGAAGGACGTTCAGTACGTCGTGGACAGCGAAGTAGAAGGCGCGATGGGACCGGACTTCGTTCCGTTCTCGACGCAGGGCGACGCCCAGTCGTTCGCCGACGAGTACGGCGGCGAAGTCGTCTCCTACGGCGACATCGGCGAAGGGCTACTCGGGAGGTGA
- a CDS encoding ATP-dependent DNA helicase: MTASDSWREVFGHADPYDEQVDGIETAIDTAEDGGFAVVEGACGTGKTMLALTAGIHLVRDPDSHYERVVVLTSVKQQLRQFEEDLRTVNSNLPDDWDPVTALTLVGKADVCPYNRENAGGIDDSNVYERCESLREDTRAITGEAGATTGRNLVSRARSQQTGLADSGSQGRAAASYLETADEPTPYPPEMPEYDDVEYCPFYAQFLEELPEDGDPVEAVPFDFDSMGLIDPEELVSLSVQHGTCPHSMMGAILAHAEVVVGNYYHAFDPVTTGGFTGALLDDSTFVVCDEAHMLEPRVRDLVSDAVGDKTLRDAESELTRVVQPLKFDGDKETHTTADADLVRGELEDSDVTLSDVEATRDFFRDLREELDRRVTAHLEREHRGWKSNLHDLPDDEIPLRDPTHPQPDEISEWAESEGYHDGIWVKSEAVGAVVARILNEAEDDEKERAAPAAGRVLGEWYRNDHEHYFREIELERTWNEKEPDTSWRRAYNARLAMQNCVPSDAIGERLAEFGGGVLMSATLEPLDVFEEVTGLNHLAEEQGRPVEERTYGLNFPEERRESFAVDAPKFTYDNRGAPGEQTQARQMYADALRDVATETPGNVLVGMPNYAEAEWAAETLRENPKVGKSVLLDESSADDVTEDLKAEFFGGDSKVLVTSLRGTLTEGVDYEGDRLSAAVVCGVPIINTASPRTKAVRTAYERAFGDGFEYALTVPAVRKARQALGRVIRGPEEVGVRVLVDSRYARDSWDSVREYFPETEREEFQPVSPDMLSLGVERFWRGTE, from the coding sequence GTGACCGCAAGCGATTCGTGGCGCGAGGTGTTCGGCCACGCCGACCCGTACGACGAGCAGGTGGACGGCATCGAAACCGCCATCGACACCGCCGAAGACGGCGGATTCGCGGTGGTCGAGGGTGCCTGCGGGACCGGCAAGACCATGCTAGCGCTGACGGCGGGCATCCACCTCGTCCGCGACCCCGACAGCCACTACGAGCGGGTGGTCGTCCTCACCAGCGTCAAACAGCAACTCCGCCAGTTCGAAGAAGACCTCCGGACCGTCAATTCGAATCTCCCCGACGACTGGGACCCCGTGACGGCGCTCACCCTCGTCGGGAAGGCCGACGTGTGCCCGTACAACCGCGAGAACGCCGGTGGCATCGACGACTCGAACGTCTACGAGCGATGCGAGTCGCTCCGCGAGGACACTCGCGCCATCACCGGCGAGGCCGGAGCGACGACCGGTCGAAATCTCGTCTCGCGCGCGCGAAGCCAGCAGACCGGACTGGCCGACTCGGGGTCCCAAGGCCGGGCCGCCGCGAGTTATCTCGAAACCGCCGACGAACCGACGCCCTACCCGCCGGAGATGCCCGAGTACGACGACGTGGAGTACTGTCCGTTCTACGCGCAGTTCTTGGAGGAACTACCGGAGGACGGCGACCCCGTGGAGGCGGTCCCGTTCGACTTCGATAGCATGGGTCTCATCGACCCCGAAGAGTTGGTCTCGCTGTCGGTCCAGCACGGCACCTGCCCGCACTCGATGATGGGCGCAATCTTGGCCCACGCCGAAGTCGTCGTCGGCAACTACTACCACGCCTTCGACCCCGTGACGACCGGCGGGTTCACCGGCGCGCTACTGGACGACTCGACCTTCGTCGTCTGCGACGAGGCACACATGCTCGAACCCCGCGTCCGTGACCTCGTGAGCGACGCGGTGGGCGACAAGACCCTGCGCGACGCCGAGTCGGAACTCACCCGCGTCGTCCAACCCCTGAAGTTCGACGGCGACAAGGAGACCCATACCACCGCGGACGCCGACCTCGTGCGCGGCGAACTCGAAGACAGCGACGTGACCCTCTCGGACGTGGAAGCGACCCGCGACTTCTTCCGCGATTTGCGAGAGGAACTGGACCGCCGGGTCACGGCCCACCTCGAACGCGAACACCGCGGATGGAAGTCGAACCTCCACGACCTGCCCGACGACGAGATTCCCCTGCGGGACCCGACCCATCCCCAACCCGACGAAATCTCGGAGTGGGCCGAGTCGGAGGGCTACCACGACGGCATCTGGGTCAAGTCCGAGGCGGTCGGCGCAGTCGTTGCCCGCATCCTGAACGAGGCCGAGGACGACGAGAAAGAGCGGGCGGCCCCGGCCGCGGGCCGGGTCCTCGGCGAGTGGTACCGCAACGACCACGAACACTACTTCCGGGAGATAGAACTCGAACGGACGTGGAACGAGAAGGAACCCGACACTTCGTGGCGGCGCGCGTACAACGCCCGCCTCGCCATGCAGAACTGCGTGCCCAGCGACGCCATCGGCGAGCGACTCGCGGAGTTCGGCGGCGGCGTCCTGATGAGCGCGACTCTCGAACCGTTGGACGTGTTCGAGGAGGTGACGGGCCTGAACCACCTCGCCGAGGAGCAGGGCCGTCCGGTCGAGGAACGGACCTACGGCCTGAACTTCCCCGAGGAGCGCCGCGAGAGCTTCGCCGTGGACGCCCCAAAGTTCACCTACGACAACCGGGGTGCGCCGGGCGAGCAGACCCAAGCACGGCAGATGTACGCCGACGCGCTCCGCGACGTTGCGACCGAGACGCCCGGCAACGTCCTCGTGGGGATGCCCAACTACGCCGAGGCGGAGTGGGCGGCCGAGACCCTGCGGGAGAACCCCAAAGTCGGGAAGTCGGTCCTGCTGGACGAGAGTAGCGCCGACGACGTGACCGAGGACCTGAAAGCCGAGTTCTTCGGCGGCGACTCGAAGGTCCTCGTGACCAGTCTCCGGGGCACCCTCACCGAGGGCGTCGATTACGAGGGTGACCGACTCAGCGCCGCGGTGGTCTGTGGCGTCCCCATCATCAACACCGCGAGTCCCCGGACCAAAGCCGTCAGGACCGCCTACGAGCGAGCGTTCGGCGACGGCTTCGAGTACGCGCTGACGGTCCCCGCGGTCCGGAAGGCGCGCCAAGCCCTCGGCCGCGTGATTCGCGGTCCCGAGGAGGTCGGAGTCCGCGTGCTGGTGGACTCGCGGTACGCCCGCGACTCGTGGGACAGCGTGCGCGAGTACTTCCCCGAGACCGAACGCGAGGAGTTCCAGCCGGTGAGTCCGGACATGCTGTCGCTCGGAGTAGAGCGATTCTGGCGCGGGACGGAGTAG
- a CDS encoding methyl-accepting chemotaxis protein, translating to MDESGEAFENGVERSDSGDEAERDDIEYAGEVELETEVEEIEQDIDDDADYDREAASEIQTSLAELQESSEGIADQVHEITALAREQSDGMSQVSEEVSDLSAAVEEIASSSEEVASASEKARQEAERGQDAAEEAQETMTEIQDAADSVASDVQTIRESVQDIDNIVGVINDIAEQTNLLALNANIEAARASEGGDGFAVVADEIKTLAEESQTQASEIEQKVSRIQADTENAVESLEESNSRIDEGIKTVDTAVGSLDDIAESVHEVNQGIEEVASATDQQAASTEEVAAMIDQTTENADEIAERTDEISVELDDQTDQITDVNRELDELVEGNGT from the coding sequence ATGGATGAATCGGGGGAAGCGTTCGAAAACGGAGTAGAACGCTCCGATAGCGGTGACGAAGCGGAACGAGACGACATCGAATACGCGGGAGAAGTCGAACTGGAGACGGAAGTCGAAGAGATAGAACAGGACATAGACGACGACGCCGACTACGACCGCGAGGCCGCCAGCGAGATACAGACCTCGCTCGCGGAACTACAGGAGTCCTCGGAAGGCATCGCCGACCAAGTTCACGAAATCACCGCGCTCGCACGCGAACAGTCCGACGGGATGTCGCAGGTGTCCGAGGAGGTTTCGGACCTGAGCGCCGCAGTCGAGGAAATCGCCTCGTCGTCGGAAGAAGTCGCGTCGGCCAGCGAGAAAGCCCGCCAAGAGGCCGAACGAGGGCAGGACGCCGCCGAAGAAGCCCAAGAGACGATGACCGAGATACAGGACGCGGCCGATAGCGTCGCCAGCGACGTGCAGACGATTCGTGAGAGCGTTCAGGACATCGACAACATCGTCGGCGTCATCAACGACATCGCCGAACAGACCAACCTGCTCGCGCTCAACGCCAACATCGAGGCCGCACGCGCCAGCGAAGGCGGCGACGGCTTCGCGGTGGTCGCCGACGAAATCAAGACTCTGGCCGAAGAGTCCCAGACGCAGGCGAGCGAAATCGAACAGAAAGTCAGTCGCATCCAAGCCGACACCGAGAACGCCGTCGAGAGTCTCGAAGAGAGCAATTCGCGGATAGACGAGGGGATAAAGACGGTAGACACGGCGGTCGGGAGTTTAGACGACATCGCCGAGTCGGTCCACGAGGTCAATCAGGGCATCGAAGAGGTGGCGTCGGCGACCGACCAACAGGCCGCGAGTACCGAAGAGGTCGCCGCGATGATAGACCAGACGACCGAGAACGCCGACGAAATCGCCGAGCGAACCGACGAAATCTCCGTGGAACTGGACGACCAGACCGACCAGATAACCGACGTGAACCGGGAACTCGACGAGTTAGTTGAGGGCAACGGGACGTAG
- a CDS encoding DUF7112 family protein, whose product MADRISSDHSSLTTVRSTLARSGGLDRPKVEIPADESDRFPDGEVVRVVAGDHEYRARIESPLTGDGREIRGLYETPSAARNPGDGENHLSSWLADTTVEFGQSVLVDVIEAGFKYGLREPGQRVFYEATESPDDSLASIAEQLDE is encoded by the coding sequence ATGGCCGACCGCATCTCAAGCGACCACTCCTCGCTGACGACCGTCCGCTCGACGCTCGCCCGAAGCGGGGGTCTCGACCGCCCGAAAGTCGAGATTCCCGCCGACGAGTCCGACCGATTCCCCGACGGCGAGGTCGTGCGCGTCGTCGCCGGGGACCACGAGTACCGCGCCCGCATCGAGTCGCCGCTGACCGGCGACGGCCGCGAGATTCGGGGTCTCTACGAGACGCCCTCGGCCGCGCGCAACCCCGGCGACGGCGAAAACCACCTCTCGTCGTGGCTGGCCGACACCACCGTCGAGTTCGGCCAGTCGGTCCTCGTGGACGTAATCGAGGCGGGATTCAAGTACGGCCTGCGCGAACCCGGCCAGCGCGTCTTCTACGAGGCCACCGAATCGCCCGACGACAGTCTGGCGAGCATTGCGGAGCAACTGGACGAATAG
- a CDS encoding DUF7529 family protein produces MSDDAERDELVDDETIPEDVDEAELEEMAEEDPAAAFEHVGEIPGTHLRAAEFWDDILADMEATAEEYETDGWDTLQLHPGDVTALVPDEHDDRFGLDVLAPDDEFEELQGLLEGDASFDAYEVFRAMADGLVLFVVAMEDRDREIAVLYPAYYDAQNAQAMLTAAESAGEMRTYVRTLTEEQIEFTHDEPENFGPPSSEGDEGE; encoded by the coding sequence ATGAGCGACGACGCCGAGCGCGACGAGTTGGTGGACGACGAGACGATTCCCGAGGACGTGGACGAAGCGGAACTCGAAGAGATGGCCGAGGAGGACCCGGCCGCCGCCTTCGAACACGTCGGGGAGATTCCCGGCACGCACCTCCGGGCCGCGGAGTTCTGGGACGACATCCTCGCCGACATGGAGGCGACCGCCGAGGAGTACGAGACCGACGGGTGGGACACCCTCCAACTCCACCCCGGCGACGTGACCGCGCTCGTCCCCGACGAACACGACGACCGGTTCGGTCTCGACGTGCTGGCACCCGACGACGAGTTCGAGGAACTCCAAGGCCTGCTGGAAGGTGACGCCTCCTTCGACGCCTACGAGGTGTTCCGCGCGATGGCCGACGGTCTGGTGCTGTTCGTGGTCGCCATGGAGGACCGCGACCGGGAGATTGCGGTCCTCTACCCCGCCTACTACGACGCCCAGAACGCCCAAGCGATGCTCACGGCCGCCGAGAGCGCCGGGGAGATGCGGACCTACGTCCGGACGCTGACCGAAGAACAAATCGAGTTCACCCACGACGAACCCGAGAACTTCGGCCCGCCGTCTAGCGAGGGCGACGAGGGCGAGTAA
- a CDS encoding DUF5806 family protein: protein MADDPPRPPENDKQDAERSADDADERDERAVESEEQATQTEDVPADVRKYERFKKMDGAQYERVNEFLRDRTYITAREWAIARLCADFRTETGVEMTKIGENLPGLVPFMTDTYTPQAVNQARSSFEDKVRQSGATFLYGAMSGFFTAEELDDMMYEVTEVAKFLLEVEGVDLSVEEELEAEDRISGVMREVRSASEQLRHDELECPNCGHEMETGDAAETDD from the coding sequence ATGGCAGACGACCCACCGCGTCCGCCCGAGAACGACAAGCAGGACGCCGAACGGTCCGCCGACGACGCCGACGAACGCGACGAGCGAGCGGTCGAAAGCGAAGAGCAAGCCACCCAAACCGAAGACGTTCCGGCGGACGTGCGGAAGTACGAACGCTTCAAGAAGATGGACGGCGCGCAGTACGAGCGGGTCAACGAGTTTCTGCGCGACCGGACCTACATCACGGCCCGCGAGTGGGCCATCGCGCGGCTCTGTGCCGACTTCCGGACCGAGACCGGGGTCGAGATGACAAAAATCGGCGAGAACCTCCCCGGCCTCGTGCCGTTCATGACCGACACCTACACCCCGCAGGCGGTCAATCAGGCCCGCTCGTCGTTCGAGGATAAGGTCCGACAGTCCGGTGCGACGTTCCTCTACGGCGCGATGTCCGGCTTCTTCACCGCCGAGGAGTTGGACGACATGATGTACGAAGTGACCGAGGTGGCGAAGTTCCTGCTCGAAGTCGAGGGCGTGGACTTGTCGGTCGAAGAGGAGTTGGAGGCCGAAGACCGCATCTCGGGCGTGATGCGCGAGGTCCGGTCGGCCAGCGAGCAGTTGCGCCACGACGAACTGGAGTGTCCGAACTGCGGCCACGAGATGGAGACCGGGGACGCCGCCGAGACCGACGACTGA
- a CDS encoding SOUL family heme-binding protein — MRTRTKALLAGVGGLLAAWVGWGTYVDRTTETVPYETVETFDGVELRRYTRTVLVETTADDQRTAFGRLFRYISGENAADEELSMTAPVATDAGGTEVSMTTPVRTAWTDGESVPMTAPVRTTAKSATRDGGVTMAFYLPEEYTPGTAPTPTDPRVRLVVEPPRTLAVQRFSWYATDDRIERNLRDLRDELETRDLEPLGRPVVLQYDDPWTPPFMRRNEVAVEVETDGPNRSD, encoded by the coding sequence ATGCGCACTCGAACCAAGGCACTACTCGCCGGGGTGGGCGGACTCCTCGCGGCGTGGGTCGGGTGGGGAACCTACGTGGACCGAACGACCGAGACAGTCCCCTACGAGACCGTAGAGACCTTCGACGGCGTGGAACTCCGGCGCTACACCCGGACCGTCCTCGTGGAGACCACCGCAGACGACCAGCGAACCGCCTTCGGCCGCCTCTTCCGGTACATCTCCGGCGAGAACGCCGCCGACGAGGAACTCTCGATGACCGCACCCGTGGCGACCGACGCCGGGGGAACCGAGGTTTCGATGACGACGCCGGTCCGGACCGCGTGGACCGACGGCGAGAGCGTCCCGATGACCGCGCCGGTCCGCACCACGGCCAAGTCCGCCACGCGGGACGGCGGCGTCACCATGGCGTTCTACCTGCCCGAGGAGTACACGCCCGGCACCGCGCCGACGCCGACCGACCCGAGAGTCAGACTCGTGGTCGAACCCCCGCGGACGCTCGCCGTCCAGCGGTTCTCGTGGTACGCGACCGACGACCGAATCGAGCGAAACCTCCGGGACCTGCGAGACGAACTCGAAACGCGGGACCTCGAACCGCTCGGCCGTCCGGTCGTCCTCCAGTACGACGACCCGTGGACGCCGCCGTTCATGCGCCGCAACGAGGTCGCGGTCGAAGTCGAGACCGACGGCCCGAACCGCTCCGACTAG
- a CDS encoding universal stress protein has translation MTAPPLEVDTVLVPVDGSDESVEAVEYAVAVAEQYGASVHAMYVLGEELVRGIERGAVAKEDVLSDTETFIEEVRELASDYGVTVSTSNAFGFSTTRKTQHPGSAVLDTAEDIDADFLVIPREPLSGEPGEVLEKAAEYVLLYASQPVLSV, from the coding sequence ATGACCGCGCCGCCGCTCGAAGTTGATACCGTCCTCGTTCCGGTCGATGGGAGCGACGAGTCGGTCGAAGCCGTCGAGTACGCCGTCGCCGTCGCCGAACAGTACGGCGCGTCGGTCCATGCGATGTACGTCCTCGGTGAGGAACTCGTCCGGGGCATCGAACGCGGGGCCGTCGCCAAGGAGGACGTTCTCTCGGACACCGAGACGTTCATCGAGGAGGTGCGCGAACTCGCGTCCGACTACGGCGTGACCGTCTCTACCTCGAACGCCTTCGGCTTCTCGACCACCAGAAAGACCCAACATCCCGGAAGCGCGGTTCTCGACACCGCCGAGGACATCGACGCCGACTTCCTCGTGATTCCGCGCGAACCGCTCAGCGGGGAACCCGGCGAAGTGCTGGAGAAGGCCGCCGAGTACGTCCTTCTGTACGCCAGCCAACCCGTGCTGTCGGTGTGA
- a CDS encoding toxin-antitoxin system TumE family protein — protein sequence MVVTDDDFDGYERTKVYDDGTLVRISVRRTEDGSYPSGWRYTLHYGALTPDSKTLEDGTIRRYDNAHEDTKGHERHVAPDPEPEHVDFPGMAELYERFWDEIPITRFGPSDHNK from the coding sequence ATGGTCGTGACGGACGACGATTTCGACGGATACGAACGGACGAAGGTGTACGACGACGGGACGCTGGTTCGCATTTCGGTTCGTCGGACCGAGGACGGTTCGTATCCCTCGGGATGGCGGTATACGCTCCACTATGGCGCACTCACACCCGACTCGAAAACACTCGAAGACGGGACAATCAGGCGGTACGACAACGCACACGAGGATACGAAAGGTCACGAACGACACGTCGCACCCGACCCAGAACCAGAACACGTCGACTTCCCCGGAATGGCGGAACTCTACGAACGGTTTTGGGACGAAATACCGATAACGCGATTCGGACCATCTGACCACAATAAGTGA
- a CDS encoding universal stress protein, translating into MNVLLGIGGSDDSLRALEETIERAQAAGDDLTVAILENPESERETRDIETRVFEALETAEFAAGVRHLSGDPGSRLVDLAEREEFDQIVLGGGQRSPMGKIKLGHIAEFVLLNSPVSVKLVR; encoded by the coding sequence ATGAACGTCCTGCTCGGAATCGGCGGAAGCGACGACTCGCTCCGCGCGCTCGAAGAGACCATCGAACGCGCGCAGGCCGCAGGCGACGACCTCACGGTAGCTATACTCGAAAACCCCGAGAGCGAACGCGAGACCCGCGACATCGAGACGCGGGTGTTCGAGGCGCTCGAAACGGCGGAGTTCGCGGCCGGTGTCAGACACCTCTCGGGCGACCCCGGAAGCCGACTCGTGGACCTCGCCGAACGCGAAGAGTTCGACCAAATCGTTCTCGGCGGCGGCCAGCGCAGTCCGATGGGGAAAATCAAACTCGGCCACATCGCGGAGTTCGTCCTCCTCAACTCCCCGGTCAGCGTCAAACTGGTACGATGA
- a CDS encoding GNAT family N-acetyltransferase: MSRSERSYPDEAAGSFPKPPLSFADKEGRELEIRPYEDDEFEAVVEMYADFEPADRAQGIPPATESRVRDWFENLLDGLNVVAWHDDRAVGHATLVPDEDAYELAIFVHQEYQRAGIGSNLIRALLGHGQANGVEKVWLTVERWNHAAVNLYESVGFETHGTESFEIEMVLRL; the protein is encoded by the coding sequence ATGAGTCGAAGCGAGCGTAGCTATCCGGACGAAGCGGCGGGGTCGTTCCCGAAGCCGCCGCTGTCGTTCGCCGACAAGGAAGGTCGGGAACTGGAGATTCGGCCCTACGAGGACGACGAGTTCGAAGCCGTCGTGGAGATGTACGCCGATTTCGAACCCGCCGACCGCGCGCAGGGCATCCCTCCGGCCACCGAGTCGCGGGTCCGCGATTGGTTCGAGAACCTGCTGGACGGTCTCAACGTGGTCGCGTGGCACGACGACCGGGCGGTCGGTCACGCCACGCTGGTCCCCGACGAGGACGCCTACGAACTCGCCATCTTCGTCCATCAGGAGTACCAGCGCGCGGGCATCGGGTCGAACCTCATCCGGGCGTTGCTCGGCCACGGGCAGGCCAACGGCGTCGAGAAGGTGTGGCTGACGGTCGAACGCTGGAACCACGCCGCGGTGAATCTCTACGAGTCCGTCGGGTTCGAGACCCACGGCACCGAGAGCTTCGAGATAGAGATGGTCCTCAGGCTCTGA
- a CDS encoding 30S ribosomal protein S6e, giving the protein MADFQVVVADPESGATHQRDVDGQDANRFLGKSIGEEADGGAVGLDGYTVEITGGSDDAGRPMRGDVAGPNLKEVLLDGGTGYKPSRDGERKRVTVRGGEVSEATAQLNVKISERGDESVEDLLGGGEDDE; this is encoded by the coding sequence ATGGCAGACTTTCAGGTCGTCGTCGCGGACCCCGAATCCGGGGCGACCCACCAGCGCGACGTAGACGGACAGGACGCGAACCGATTCCTCGGCAAATCCATCGGCGAGGAAGCAGACGGCGGTGCGGTCGGTCTCGACGGCTACACGGTCGAGATTACCGGCGGTTCCGACGACGCCGGTCGCCCGATGCGCGGCGACGTGGCAGGCCCGAACCTCAAGGAAGTCCTCCTCGACGGCGGCACGGGCTACAAGCCCTCCCGCGACGGCGAGCGCAAGCGCGTGACCGTCCGCGGCGGCGAGGTCAGCGAGGCCACCGCCCAACTCAACGTCAAAATCAGCGAACGCGGCGACGAGTCCGTCGAGGACCTCCTCGGCGGCGGCGAAGACGACGAGTAG